A window of the Kosakonia radicincitans DSM 16656 genome harbors these coding sequences:
- the glnA gene encoding glutamate--ammonia ligase: MSAEHVLTMLNEHEVKFVDLRFTDTKGKEQHVTIPAHQVNADFFEEGKMFDGSSIGGWKGINESDMVLMPDATTAVIDPFYEETTLIIRCDILEPGTMQGYDRDPRSIAKRAEEYLRSTGLADTVLFGPEPEFFLFDDVRFGSSISGSSVAIDDIEGAWNTSTKYEGGNKGHRPAVKGGYFPVPPVDSSQDLRSTMCLVMEEMGLVVEAHHHEVATAGQNEVATRFNTMTKKADEIQIYKYVVHNVAHRFGKTATFMPKPMFGDNGSGMHCHMSLSKNGTNLFSGDKYAGLSEMALYYIGGVIKHAKAINALSNPTTNSYKRLVPGYEAPVMLAYSARNRSASIRIPVVASPKARRIEVRFPDPAANPYLCFAALMMAGLDGIKNKIHPGEAMDKNLYDLPPEEAKEIPQVAGSLEEALNALDADREFLTAGGVFTDDAIDAYIALRLEENDRVRMTPHPVEFELYYSV; the protein is encoded by the coding sequence ATGTCCGCTGAACACGTTTTGACGATGCTGAATGAGCACGAAGTGAAGTTTGTTGATCTGCGCTTCACCGATACCAAAGGTAAAGAACAGCACGTCACTATCCCAGCCCATCAGGTTAATGCTGACTTCTTTGAAGAAGGCAAAATGTTTGATGGTTCTTCGATTGGTGGCTGGAAAGGCATCAACGAATCAGACATGGTGCTGATGCCGGACGCGACTACCGCTGTCATTGACCCGTTCTACGAAGAAACAACGCTGATCATCCGTTGCGATATCCTCGAACCAGGCACCATGCAGGGTTACGACCGCGACCCGCGTTCCATCGCAAAACGCGCTGAAGAGTACCTGCGTTCTACCGGTCTGGCAGACACCGTTCTGTTTGGGCCTGAGCCGGAATTCTTCCTGTTCGACGACGTTCGTTTCGGCAGCTCCATTTCCGGTTCCAGCGTTGCTATCGATGATATCGAAGGCGCATGGAACACCTCCACCAAATACGAAGGTGGTAACAAAGGTCACCGTCCGGCTGTTAAAGGCGGTTACTTCCCGGTTCCGCCGGTTGATTCATCACAGGATTTGCGTTCCACCATGTGTCTGGTGATGGAAGAAATGGGCCTGGTTGTTGAAGCTCACCACCACGAAGTGGCAACGGCTGGTCAGAACGAAGTGGCTACCCGCTTCAACACCATGACCAAAAAAGCGGACGAAATTCAGATCTACAAATATGTGGTACATAACGTTGCTCACCGCTTCGGTAAAACCGCGACCTTTATGCCGAAACCAATGTTCGGTGATAACGGTTCCGGTATGCACTGCCACATGTCCCTGTCCAAGAACGGCACTAACCTGTTCTCTGGCGACAAATACGCAGGCCTGTCTGAAATGGCGCTGTACTACATCGGCGGCGTAATCAAACACGCTAAAGCTATCAACGCCCTGTCTAACCCGACCACCAACTCCTACAAACGTCTGGTCCCGGGTTATGAAGCGCCGGTAATGCTGGCTTACTCTGCCCGTAACCGTTCTGCTTCTATCCGTATTCCGGTCGTTGCCTCTCCGAAAGCACGTCGTATCGAAGTGCGCTTCCCGGATCCGGCGGCTAACCCGTACCTGTGCTTCGCAGCACTGATGATGGCCGGTCTGGATGGTATTAAAAACAAAATCCACCCGGGCGAAGCAATGGACAAAAACCTGTATGACCTGCCGCCGGAAGAAGCGAAAGAGATCCCGCAGGTTGCAGGCTCTCTGGAAGAAGCGCTCAACGCGCTGGATGCTGACCGCGAGTTCCTGACAGCCGGTGGCGTGTTCACCGACGACGCTATCGATGCTTACATCGCGCTGCGTCTGGAAGAGAACGACCGCGTTCGCATGACGCCGCACCCGGTAGAGTTCGAACTGTACTACAGCGTTTAA
- the typA gene encoding ribosome-dependent GTPase TypA: MIENLRNIAIIAHVDHGKTTLVDKLLQQSGTFDERAETQERVMDSNDLEKERGITILAKNTAIKWNDYRINIVDTPGHADFGGEVERVMSMVDSVLLVVDAFDGPMPQTRFVTKKAFAHGLKPIVVINKVDRPGARPDWVVDQVFDLFVNLDATDEQLDFPIVYASALNGIAGMDHEDMAEDMTPLYQAIVDHVPAPNVDLDGTLQMQISQLDYNNYVGVIGIGRIKRGKVKPNQQVTIIDSEGKTRNGKVGKVLTHLGLERIDSEIAEAGDIIAITGLGELNISDTICDPQNVEALPALSVDEPTVTMFFNVNTSPFCGKEGKYVTSRQILDRLNKELVHNVALRVEETEDADAFRVSGRGELHLSVLIENMRREGFEMAVSRPKVIFREIDGRRQEPFENVTLDVEEQHQGSVMQALGERKGDLKNMNPDGKGRVRLDYVIPSRGLIGFRSEFMTMTSGTGLLYSTFSHYDDVRPGEVGQRNNGVLISNGQGKAVAFALFGLQDRGKLFLGHGAEVYEGQIIGIHSRSNDLTVNCLTGKKLTNMRASGTDEATVLVPPVKMTLEQALEFIDDDELVEVTPLSIRIRKRHLTENDRKRAMRGAKEE, translated from the coding sequence GTGATCGAAAATCTGCGTAACATCGCCATCATTGCTCACGTTGACCATGGTAAAACAACCCTGGTTGACAAGCTGCTGCAGCAATCCGGTACGTTCGACGAACGTGCTGAAACTCAAGAGCGTGTGATGGACTCCAACGATTTGGAGAAAGAGCGTGGGATTACCATCCTCGCGAAAAACACCGCTATCAAATGGAATGATTACCGTATCAACATCGTTGATACCCCTGGGCACGCCGACTTCGGTGGCGAAGTTGAGCGTGTGATGTCCATGGTCGATTCCGTGCTGCTGGTGGTTGATGCGTTTGACGGCCCGATGCCGCAAACGCGCTTCGTGACCAAAAAAGCATTTGCCCATGGCCTCAAGCCGATTGTGGTAATCAACAAAGTTGACCGTCCTGGCGCGCGTCCGGACTGGGTTGTTGATCAGGTCTTCGATCTGTTCGTTAACCTCGACGCGACCGACGAACAGCTGGACTTCCCGATCGTTTACGCTTCTGCGTTGAACGGTATCGCGGGTATGGACCATGAAGACATGGCTGAAGACATGACCCCGCTGTATCAGGCGATTGTTGACCATGTACCGGCACCGAACGTTGATCTCGACGGGACCCTGCAAATGCAGATCTCCCAGCTCGACTACAACAACTACGTTGGTGTTATCGGTATTGGTCGTATCAAACGCGGTAAAGTGAAGCCGAATCAGCAGGTTACTATCATTGATAGCGAAGGCAAAACCCGCAACGGTAAAGTCGGTAAGGTACTGACCCATCTGGGTCTGGAACGTATCGACAGCGAAATCGCTGAAGCTGGCGATATCATCGCGATCACCGGTCTGGGCGAACTGAACATCTCCGACACCATCTGCGACCCGCAGAATGTGGAAGCGCTGCCGGCGCTGTCTGTTGATGAGCCGACCGTAACTATGTTCTTCAACGTCAACACCTCTCCGTTCTGTGGTAAAGAAGGTAAGTACGTGACTTCACGTCAGATCCTTGACCGCCTGAACAAAGAGCTGGTGCATAACGTTGCGCTGCGCGTTGAAGAAACCGAAGACGCTGATGCATTCCGCGTTTCCGGTCGTGGTGAGCTGCACCTGTCTGTTCTGATCGAGAACATGCGTCGTGAAGGTTTCGAGATGGCGGTTTCCCGTCCGAAGGTTATCTTCCGTGAAATCGACGGCCGCCGTCAGGAACCGTTTGAAAACGTGACGCTGGACGTTGAAGAGCAGCACCAGGGTTCTGTCATGCAGGCGCTGGGCGAGCGTAAAGGCGACCTGAAAAACATGAATCCGGATGGCAAAGGTCGCGTACGTCTTGACTACGTGATCCCAAGCCGTGGCCTGATCGGCTTCCGCTCTGAGTTCATGACCATGACTTCCGGTACCGGTCTGCTGTACTCCACCTTCAGCCACTATGACGATGTTCGTCCGGGTGAAGTTGGTCAGCGTAACAACGGCGTACTGATCTCCAACGGTCAGGGTAAAGCGGTAGCGTTCGCGCTGTTCGGTTTGCAGGATCGCGGTAAGTTGTTCCTTGGTCACGGTGCGGAAGTTTATGAAGGCCAGATCATCGGTATTCATAGCCGTTCTAACGACCTGACGGTAAACTGCCTGACCGGTAAGAAACTGACCAACATGCGTGCGTCCGGTACGGACGAAGCAACGGTTCTGGTTCCGCCGGTTAAGATGACCCTGGAGCAGGCTCTGGAGTTTATCGATGACGACGAACTGGTAGAAGTGACCCCGCTGTCTATCCGTATTCGTAAACGTCACCTGACGGAAAACGATCGTAAACGCGCAATGCGCGGTGCAAAAGAAGAGTAA